A DNA window from Kitasatospora atroaurantiaca contains the following coding sequences:
- a CDS encoding glycosyltransferase family 2 protein: MTLSVVIPMYNEEDALPALVSRLRPALDGIGASYEVVAVDDGSADRTASILDDFRAEWPELRVVQLRRNSGHQAALTAGLHSSFGRYVVSIDADLQDPPEKIPEMLELAQRQKLDIVYGVRSDRSTDTGFKRRTAGAYYWLMRRLVGKNVTSQAGDFRLLSRDAVEALKALPDQQQVYRLLVPWLGFPSGEVTYHRDERVAGETKYPLSKMIRLAIDSITSFSAAPLRIATWLGIISFFACLGLLVFSLVAFVSGVAVPGWTSLFVAVLFIGAVQLICAGMLGEYVGRIYTAVQQRPTYFIGSDSASAPAPAPAKAVKSEERARVSVLS, from the coding sequence ATCACTCTGTCGGTCGTCATACCGATGTACAACGAAGAGGACGCGCTGCCCGCCCTCGTGAGCCGCCTGCGGCCCGCGCTGGACGGGATCGGCGCCTCCTACGAGGTCGTCGCGGTGGACGACGGCAGTGCCGACAGGACCGCTTCGATCCTCGACGACTTCCGTGCCGAGTGGCCCGAACTGCGGGTCGTGCAGCTGCGCCGGAACTCGGGGCACCAGGCGGCGCTCACCGCGGGTCTCCACAGCTCCTTCGGCCGGTACGTGGTCAGCATCGACGCGGACCTCCAGGACCCGCCGGAGAAGATCCCCGAGATGCTCGAACTGGCCCAGCGCCAGAAGCTCGACATCGTGTACGGCGTGCGATCGGACCGGAGCACCGACACCGGCTTCAAGCGCCGTACGGCCGGTGCCTACTACTGGCTGATGCGTCGTCTGGTCGGGAAGAACGTCACCTCGCAGGCCGGCGACTTCCGGCTGCTGAGCCGGGACGCCGTCGAGGCGCTGAAGGCGCTGCCGGACCAGCAGCAGGTGTACCGCCTGCTCGTCCCGTGGCTGGGCTTCCCCAGCGGCGAGGTCACCTACCACCGTGACGAGCGGGTGGCAGGCGAGACCAAATACCCGCTGAGCAAGATGATCCGGCTGGCGATCGACAGCATCACGAGCTTCTCCGCCGCGCCGCTGCGGATCGCGACCTGGCTCGGGATCATCAGCTTCTTCGCCTGCCTCGGACTGCTGGTCTTCAGCCTGGTCGCCTTCGTCTCCGGTGTGGCCGTCCCCGGCTGGACCTCGCTCTTCGTCGCCGTGCTCTTCATCGGTGCGGTCCAGCTGATCTGCGCCGGCATGCTCGGCGAGTACGTCGGCCGGATCTACACGGCCGTCCAGCAGCGCCCGACCTACTTCATCGGCTCGGACTCCGCCTCGGCCCCCGCGCCGGCCCCGGCCAAGGCCGTGAAGTCCGAGGAGCGCGCCCGGGTCTCCGTGCTCTCCTGA
- a CDS encoding acyltransferase family protein, which yields MTSTATTPSPLAPPTPYQGVARGREAAPSGGKRPRLYVLDGLRLIAAMGVVGWHWVGVERFPAVWHGLPSELMPKAHLVGAYSWTGVELFFLISGFVICMSCWGRTPGQFVTSRVVRLFPAYWVSVLMTAAVLLVVPTIWGDNTHRPTLSRILTNLTMVNMPLGVDNLDPVYWTLWSEMRFYVLFGLLLVFGLTYRRVVTFCAVWAFAALLAPQANMPLLTNLVQPTYAWYFIGGIVIFLMYRFRPNLLLWGMLVFCWLIAQDQIRGVIGGYEYGTKHHLSWAITVTLTTLAFAVVTAAALGAFNWMQWKWLTVAGSLTYPLYLLHQEIGWQLITRVREWMGPYPTLATVACTMLLLAYLVHRLVERPLAPFMHRKLEAAFQDIRQDIRPERKRGI from the coding sequence ATGACTTCAACCGCTACGACTCCGAGCCCCCTGGCTCCGCCGACGCCGTACCAGGGCGTCGCACGTGGGCGGGAGGCCGCGCCGTCCGGCGGCAAGCGCCCGCGTCTGTACGTGCTGGACGGCCTGCGCCTGATCGCGGCGATGGGCGTCGTCGGCTGGCACTGGGTGGGTGTGGAGCGCTTCCCAGCCGTCTGGCACGGGCTGCCGAGCGAGCTCATGCCCAAGGCGCACCTGGTCGGCGCGTACAGCTGGACCGGCGTCGAGCTGTTCTTCCTGATCAGCGGCTTCGTCATATGCATGTCCTGCTGGGGCAGGACGCCGGGCCAGTTCGTCACCTCGCGGGTGGTCCGGCTCTTCCCCGCCTACTGGGTCTCCGTGCTGATGACCGCGGCCGTCCTGCTGGTCGTACCGACGATCTGGGGTGACAACACCCACCGGCCGACCCTGAGCCGGATCCTGACCAACCTCACCATGGTCAACATGCCGCTGGGCGTGGACAACCTCGACCCGGTCTACTGGACGCTCTGGTCCGAGATGCGGTTCTACGTCCTGTTCGGCCTGCTGCTGGTCTTCGGCCTCACCTACCGCCGGGTGGTGACCTTCTGCGCGGTCTGGGCCTTCGCCGCCCTGCTGGCCCCGCAGGCCAACATGCCGCTGCTCACCAATCTCGTGCAGCCGACGTACGCCTGGTACTTCATCGGAGGCATCGTCATCTTCCTGATGTACCGCTTCCGCCCCAACCTGCTGCTCTGGGGCATGCTGGTCTTCTGCTGGCTGATCGCGCAGGACCAGATCCGCGGTGTCATCGGCGGTTACGAGTACGGCACCAAGCACCACCTGTCGTGGGCGATCACGGTGACGCTCACCACGCTCGCGTTCGCCGTCGTGACGGCCGCCGCGCTCGGTGCCTTCAACTGGATGCAGTGGAAGTGGCTGACCGTCGCCGGCTCGCTCACCTACCCGCTGTACCTGCTGCACCAGGAGATCGGCTGGCAGCTGATCACCCGGGTCCGTGAGTGGATGGGGCCGTACCCCACGCTCGCGACCGTGGCCTGCACCATGCTGCTGCTCGCCTACCTGGTGCACCGCCTGGTCGAGCGCCCCCTGGCGCCGTTCATGCACCGCAAGCTCGAGGCCGCCTTCCAGGACATCCGGCAGGACATCCGACCCGAGCGGAAGCGGGGCATCTGA
- a CDS encoding LuxR C-terminal-related transcriptional regulator, which translates to MTEAAPERVARVVLVDDHRMFRTGVRAEIGRTEVTGIDVVGEADDVESAVQVVAETRPDVVLLDVHLPGGGGVEVLRRSAPLMADPTGVRFLALSVSDAAEDVIGVIRGGARGYVTKTITGTDLVNAIFRISDGDAVFSPRLAGFVLDAFAATDTPPVDEDLDRLTQREREVLRLIARGYAYKEIAKQLFISVKTVESHVSAVLRKLQLSNRHELTRWATARRLV; encoded by the coding sequence ATGACTGAAGCTGCCCCTGAGCGAGTGGCGCGCGTGGTCCTGGTGGACGACCACCGGATGTTCCGTACGGGCGTCCGGGCGGAGATCGGGCGGACCGAGGTCACCGGCATCGACGTGGTCGGCGAGGCGGACGACGTCGAGTCGGCCGTCCAGGTCGTCGCCGAGACCCGGCCCGACGTGGTGCTGCTCGACGTCCACCTGCCAGGCGGCGGCGGTGTCGAGGTGCTGCGGCGCTCCGCCCCGCTGATGGCCGACCCGACGGGGGTGCGCTTCCTCGCCCTGTCCGTCTCGGACGCCGCGGAGGACGTGATCGGGGTGATCCGCGGCGGTGCGCGCGGCTACGTCACCAAGACGATCACGGGCACGGACCTGGTCAACGCCATCTTCCGGATCTCGGACGGCGACGCCGTCTTCTCCCCGCGTCTGGCCGGCTTCGTGCTGGACGCCTTCGCCGCGACCGACACCCCGCCGGTGGACGAGGACCTCGACCGCCTCACCCAGCGCGAGCGCGAGGTGCTGCGGCTGATCGCGCGCGGGTACGCGTACAAAGAGATCGCCAAGCAGCTCTTCATCTCGGTCAAGACGGTGGAGAGCCACGTCTCGGCCGTCCTGCGCAAGCTCCAGCTGAGCAACCGTCACGAACTGACCCGGTGGGCCACGGCCCGCCGGCTGGTCTGA
- a CDS encoding ATP-binding protein: MAASDAEQPAYRKLYRSPHGRMLGGVAHGLAVHLGLPVAWVRAAFILLFFAQGIGGLLYAAFWFVVPIGIGEPAAAGGTQWVYVNGTFVPAARAGSFGEIRKGRQRSVGRLRDLLQRTFHGEPAEPAEAPTAVPQQSARGGLGQLFALLMLVVGIMALLSALHIQTAKPYVWPLLTIGVGVALVWRQADDSRWQRWFGLEEGSKRRSAYTRVGAGVLLVVAGIVGFLVLQGSGSTLASVVEAALAVLAGVLVLVGPYALRMWQDLGAERTARIRAQERAEIAAHVHDSVLHTLTLIQRNADDAKEVLRLARAQERELRLWLYRPEAAAEAAPDTLAERIRSVVAEVEDLHGVPVELVCVGDCPMDDRISAQMQAAREAMVNAAKYGGGGPVQVYAEVEGRTVSVFVRDHGPGFDPDSVPEDRMGVRESIIGRMKRNGGTARVRPAPDGGTEVELEMERADD, translated from the coding sequence CTGGCCGCGTCCGACGCGGAGCAACCGGCGTACCGCAAGCTCTACCGGAGCCCGCACGGCCGGATGCTGGGCGGCGTCGCCCACGGGCTCGCGGTGCACCTCGGGCTGCCCGTCGCCTGGGTGAGGGCCGCGTTCATCCTGCTCTTCTTCGCCCAGGGGATAGGCGGGCTGCTGTACGCGGCGTTCTGGTTCGTGGTGCCGATCGGTATCGGTGAGCCCGCCGCGGCCGGCGGGACGCAGTGGGTGTACGTCAACGGCACGTTCGTCCCGGCCGCACGGGCCGGAAGCTTCGGGGAGATCAGGAAGGGCCGGCAGCGCAGCGTCGGACGGCTGCGCGACCTGCTGCAGCGCACCTTCCACGGCGAGCCGGCCGAGCCCGCCGAGGCGCCGACCGCCGTTCCGCAGCAGTCCGCCCGGGGCGGGCTCGGCCAGCTCTTCGCGCTGCTGATGCTGGTCGTCGGCATCATGGCGCTGCTCAGCGCCCTGCACATCCAGACCGCCAAGCCGTACGTCTGGCCGCTGCTCACCATCGGCGTCGGGGTGGCGCTGGTGTGGCGGCAGGCCGACGACTCGCGCTGGCAGCGCTGGTTCGGCCTGGAGGAGGGATCGAAGCGGCGCAGCGCGTACACCAGGGTCGGCGCGGGTGTGCTGCTGGTGGTGGCCGGCATCGTCGGCTTCCTGGTCCTGCAGGGCAGCGGTTCCACCCTGGCCTCCGTGGTGGAGGCCGCGCTCGCCGTGCTGGCGGGCGTCCTGGTGCTGGTCGGCCCGTACGCGCTGCGCATGTGGCAGGACCTGGGCGCCGAGCGGACGGCTCGCATCCGGGCCCAGGAGCGGGCGGAGATCGCCGCGCACGTCCACGACTCGGTGCTGCACACCCTGACGCTGATCCAGCGCAACGCCGACGACGCCAAGGAGGTGCTGCGGCTGGCCCGCGCGCAGGAGCGCGAGCTGCGGCTCTGGCTGTACCGCCCCGAGGCGGCCGCGGAGGCGGCGCCGGACACCCTGGCGGAGCGGATCCGTTCGGTGGTCGCCGAGGTCGAGGACCTGCACGGTGTCCCGGTGGAGCTGGTCTGCGTCGGCGACTGCCCGATGGACGATCGCATTTCGGCGCAGATGCAGGCCGCGAGGGAGGCAATGGTCAACGCGGCCAAGTACGGTGGCGGGGGACCGGTCCAGGTGTACGCAGAGGTGGAGGGGAGGACGGTGTCGGTGTTCGTCCGCGACCACGGCCCCGGCTTCGACCCGGACAGCGTGCCCGAGGACCGGATGGGCGTACGGGAGTCGATCATCGGCCGGATGAAGCGCAACGGCGGCACCGCACGGGTGCGGCCGGCGCCGGACGGCGGGACCGAGGTCGAGCTGGAGATGGAGAGAGCTGATGACTGA
- a CDS encoding PspC domain-containing protein, producing MTDDPTAEAAAEGEAEPAQASRPPLTRSERHRVVAGVCGGLGRHLDIDPVVFRVVIAVLCLSGGLGLFLYGLAWLIVPREPVDGRAGRTELQRVLTGRVDGQSIGAVLLTVIGTGVFFSSMGDGGQMFPLLLLGGLVFLAVRYDPERRRRARGSVRRSAPDGGPYDRLTEEGPTQQVDWVTWRQQLAQDFRAEWQERKADLHEHLRRAPVGTAQQLREQHAQARAAGTVPADTPPPGPSGYLWDPRHPERNPYGAQTPPPGAPAQPWWQRTDLPEGDPLRKPPVTAPADVPAAPVVYRHHRRRSFLGPLGLLLSAGAGTLAWWVSRAQGEEVRISTVLAAALLGLGVALLVGAKLGRARGLAVPALLLTLALAGTAGSHATVGSAFGDRFWAPTTAGDLQSEYNLGAGDARLDLSRLDPAGGTLTTSARLGAGDMRVTVPANVDVRLTVRNALGDVRLPNGEASTGSGNDRVYQLHPTSGQAAKGTLDLTLTVGIGDIQVVQA from the coding sequence ATGACGGACGACCCCACCGCAGAAGCCGCCGCAGAAGGCGAAGCCGAACCCGCCCAGGCGTCACGGCCTCCACTGACGCGCAGCGAACGCCACCGTGTGGTGGCGGGCGTGTGCGGCGGTCTCGGCCGGCACCTGGACATCGATCCGGTGGTCTTCCGGGTGGTCATCGCCGTGCTCTGCCTCTCCGGCGGCCTGGGCCTCTTCCTCTACGGTCTCGCCTGGCTGATCGTCCCCCGCGAGCCGGTGGACGGCCGCGCCGGACGGACGGAGCTGCAGCGGGTACTGACCGGCCGGGTGGACGGGCAGTCGATCGGCGCCGTGCTGCTGACGGTGATCGGTACCGGGGTGTTCTTCTCCTCGATGGGCGACGGCGGGCAGATGTTCCCGCTGCTGCTGCTCGGCGGCCTGGTCTTCCTGGCGGTCCGTTACGACCCGGAGCGCCGCCGCCGGGCGCGTGGGTCGGTCCGCCGCAGTGCTCCCGACGGCGGCCCGTACGACCGGCTGACCGAGGAGGGCCCCACCCAGCAGGTCGACTGGGTGACCTGGCGGCAGCAGCTCGCCCAGGACTTCCGGGCCGAGTGGCAGGAACGGAAGGCGGATCTGCACGAGCACCTGCGCCGCGCCCCCGTCGGCACGGCTCAGCAACTCCGCGAACAGCACGCCCAGGCCCGGGCCGCCGGCACCGTACCGGCCGACACCCCGCCGCCCGGCCCGTCCGGCTACCTGTGGGACCCGCGGCACCCCGAGCGCAACCCGTACGGCGCCCAGACGCCCCCGCCGGGCGCACCGGCCCAGCCCTGGTGGCAGCGCACCGACCTGCCGGAGGGCGACCCGCTGCGCAAGCCCCCCGTCACCGCCCCGGCCGACGTACCTGCCGCGCCGGTGGTGTACCGGCACCACAGGCGGCGCTCGTTCCTCGGCCCGCTGGGCCTGCTGCTCTCGGCCGGCGCGGGGACGCTGGCCTGGTGGGTGTCCCGGGCCCAGGGCGAGGAGGTGCGGATCTCCACCGTGCTGGCTGCGGCGCTGCTCGGGCTGGGCGTGGCGCTGCTGGTGGGCGCGAAGCTGGGGCGGGCGCGTGGACTGGCCGTCCCGGCCCTCCTGCTGACGCTGGCACTGGCCGGCACGGCCGGCTCGCACGCCACGGTGGGGTCGGCCTTCGGCGACCGCTTCTGGGCGCCGACGACGGCCGGCGACCTGCAGAGCGAGTACAACCTCGGAGCCGGCGACGCCCGGCTCGACCTGAGCCGGCTCGACCCGGCGGGAGGAACTCTCACCACCTCCGCCCGGCTGGGAGCAGGTGACATGAGGGTCACCGTCCCCGCGAACGTGGACGTACGCCTGACGGTACGCAACGCGCTCGGCGACGTCCGGCTCCCCAACGGGGAGGCCTCGACCGGCTCGGGCAACGACCGGGTGTACCAACTGCACCCGACCAGCGGTCAGGCGGCCAAGGGCACGCTCGACCTCACACTGACCGTCGGCATCGGAGACATCCAGGTGGTACAGGCATGA
- a CDS encoding Rieske (2Fe-2S) protein, with protein sequence MDGGIAAVALGGAGLLAGSLTATFGRSGKTPAAAPAPAPTPTPSPSGTGGGAAKVSVAASAVPVGGSAQVKDPATGDAVYIVQPKAGQYCGLSSVCTHSGCAVDAPKNGQMYCPCHGSRFDAATGAVINGPATKPLPKYTVTKDGDKLDLGPVQS encoded by the coding sequence GTGGACGGCGGCATCGCGGCCGTGGCACTCGGCGGGGCCGGGCTGCTCGCCGGGTCGCTGACGGCGACCTTCGGGCGCTCCGGGAAGACCCCCGCCGCCGCGCCCGCGCCTGCGCCGACGCCCACGCCGTCGCCGAGCGGTACGGGAGGCGGGGCCGCTAAGGTCTCGGTCGCCGCCTCGGCCGTACCCGTCGGCGGCTCGGCCCAGGTCAAGGACCCGGCCACCGGGGACGCCGTGTACATCGTGCAGCCCAAGGCCGGGCAGTACTGCGGACTCTCCTCGGTCTGCACGCACTCCGGCTGCGCGGTGGACGCCCCGAAGAACGGCCAGATGTACTGCCCCTGCCACGGCTCGCGCTTCGACGCGGCCACCGGGGCGGTGATCAACGGCCCTGCGACCAAGCCGCTGCCCAAGTACACCGTCACCAAGGACGGCGACAAGCTGGACCTCGGGCCGGTCCAGAGCTGA
- the guaA gene encoding glutamine-hydrolyzing GMP synthase, giving the protein MSSATPDKSVPELDTVLVVDFGAQYAQLIARRVREARVYSEIVPSTMPVAEMLAKNPKAIILSGGPSSVYEEGAPQLDRAIFEAGVPVFGMCYGFQLMAVTLGGTVDNTGAREYGRTPLHVSKNGSTLFEGTPAEQSVWMSHGDACSAAPEGFTVTASTDVVPVAAFENDEKKLYGVQYHPEVLHSTHGQQILEHFLYRGAGIAPTWTTHNVVDEQIALIRAQVGDKRAICGLSGGVDSAVAAALVQRAIGDRLTCVYVDHGLMRKDETEQVEKDFVAATGVKLKVVDAEERFLSALKGISDPEEKRKIIGREFIRVFEQAQAEIVAEAGEHGESVDFLVQGTLYPDVVESGGGTGTANIKSHHNVGGLPEDLQFSLVEPLRKLFKDEVRMVGQELGLPEEIVQRQPFPGPGLGIRIVGEVTKERLDLLREADAIAREELTAAGLDREIWQCPVVLLADVRSVGVQGDGRTYGHPIVLRPVSSEDAMTADWSRLPYEVLAKISTRITNEVKDVNRVVLDVTSKPPGTIEWE; this is encoded by the coding sequence GTGTCCTCTGCTACCCCCGACAAGTCCGTACCTGAGCTCGACACCGTCCTGGTCGTCGACTTCGGTGCCCAGTACGCCCAGCTCATCGCCCGTCGGGTGCGTGAGGCCCGGGTCTACAGCGAGATCGTGCCGAGCACCATGCCGGTCGCCGAGATGCTCGCCAAGAACCCGAAGGCGATCATCCTCTCCGGCGGCCCGTCCTCGGTCTACGAGGAGGGTGCGCCGCAGCTCGACCGCGCGATCTTCGAGGCCGGTGTCCCGGTCTTCGGCATGTGCTACGGCTTCCAGCTGATGGCGGTCACGCTCGGCGGCACGGTCGACAACACCGGCGCCCGCGAGTACGGCCGCACCCCGCTGCACGTTTCCAAGAACGGCTCCACCCTCTTCGAGGGCACCCCGGCCGAGCAGTCGGTCTGGATGTCGCACGGCGACGCCTGCTCCGCCGCCCCCGAGGGCTTCACCGTCACCGCCTCCACCGACGTGGTGCCGGTCGCCGCCTTCGAGAACGACGAGAAGAAGCTCTACGGCGTCCAGTACCACCCCGAGGTCCTGCACTCCACGCACGGCCAGCAGATCCTGGAGCACTTCCTCTACCGCGGTGCCGGGATCGCCCCGACCTGGACCACCCACAACGTGGTCGACGAGCAGATCGCCCTGATCCGCGCGCAGGTCGGCGACAAGCGCGCCATCTGCGGCCTCTCCGGCGGCGTGGACTCGGCCGTCGCGGCCGCACTCGTGCAGCGCGCCATCGGTGACCGGCTGACCTGTGTGTACGTCGACCACGGTCTGATGCGCAAGGACGAGACCGAGCAGGTCGAGAAGGACTTCGTCGCCGCGACCGGCGTCAAGCTCAAGGTCGTGGACGCCGAGGAGCGCTTCCTGAGCGCCCTCAAGGGCATCAGCGACCCGGAGGAGAAGCGCAAGATCATCGGCCGGGAGTTCATCCGGGTCTTCGAGCAGGCGCAGGCCGAGATCGTGGCCGAGGCCGGCGAGCACGGCGAGTCGGTCGACTTCCTGGTCCAGGGCACCCTGTACCCGGACGTGGTGGAGTCCGGCGGCGGCACCGGTACCGCCAACATCAAGTCCCACCACAACGTCGGCGGCCTGCCCGAGGACCTGCAGTTCTCGCTGGTCGAGCCGCTGCGCAAGCTGTTCAAGGACGAGGTCCGGATGGTCGGCCAGGAGCTCGGCCTGCCGGAGGAGATCGTCCAGCGCCAGCCGTTCCCGGGCCCGGGCCTCGGCATCCGCATCGTCGGCGAGGTCACCAAGGAGCGTCTGGACCTGCTCCGCGAGGCCGACGCCATCGCCCGCGAGGAGCTGACCGCGGCCGGTCTCGACCGCGAGATCTGGCAGTGCCCGGTCGTGCTGCTCGCGGACGTCCGCAGCGTCGGCGTCCAGGGCGACGGCCGCACCTACGGCCACCCGATCGTGCTGCGCCCGGTCTCCTCCGAGGACGCCATGACGGCCGACTGGTCGCGCCTGCCGTACGAGGTGCTGGCGAAGATCTCCACCCGGATCACCAACGAGGTCAAGGACGTGAACCGCGTGGTGCTGGACGTCACCAGCAAGCCGCCGGGCACCATCGAGTGGGAGTAA
- a CDS encoding TetR/AcrR family transcriptional regulator, whose translation MSTVPKRLPARERILDTACELFATHGIRAVGVDRVIAESGVAKATLYSHFPCKERLVAEYLLRSDQAWRSKLRSAALAAGPDPRDQLVGAFDALTAAYDAHGFRGCSFINAAAECELGTEPQTIAVEHKRTVRAWLQGLATVAGATDPEALARQLSLLIDGALSADHLEQSGQAAVAAKAAARALVAQSCP comes from the coding sequence ATGAGCACTGTGCCCAAGCGGCTGCCCGCCCGCGAGCGGATCCTCGACACCGCCTGCGAGCTGTTCGCGACCCACGGGATCCGCGCGGTCGGCGTCGACCGGGTGATCGCCGAGTCCGGTGTCGCCAAGGCCACGCTGTACTCGCACTTCCCCTGCAAGGAACGGCTCGTCGCCGAGTACCTGCTCCGCTCCGACCAGGCCTGGCGCAGCAAGCTGCGCTCGGCCGCGCTGGCCGCCGGGCCGGACCCGCGCGACCAGCTGGTCGGCGCCTTCGACGCCCTCACCGCCGCCTACGACGCGCACGGCTTCCGGGGCTGCAGCTTCATCAACGCCGCCGCCGAGTGCGAGCTCGGCACCGAACCGCAGACCATCGCGGTCGAGCACAAGCGCACCGTACGCGCCTGGCTCCAGGGCCTGGCCACCGTGGCCGGCGCCACCGACCCGGAAGCGCTGGCCCGGCAGCTGAGCCTGCTGATCGACGGCGCCCTCTCGGCCGACCATCTCGAACAGTCCGGCCAGGCCGCCGTGGCCGCCAAGGCCGCAGCCAGGGCGCTCGTCGCGCAGTCCTGTCCGTAA
- a CDS encoding NAD(P)H-dependent oxidoreductase, producing MSQRTLVLLAHPTTAQSRNNTALADAVRELPNVTVHDLYAEYPDHRIDVAREQQLAEQHDRIVFQFPFYWYSTPALLKQWQDEVLLWGWAYGTEGNALRGKTLQVVTTTGGGADSYRPGGYNRFPMEHLLSPLDQMAHLTGMVLADPLILHSVRETSDEDLALFAKRYRELLEG from the coding sequence ATGTCGCAGCGCACCCTCGTCCTGCTCGCCCACCCCACCACGGCGCAGTCCCGCAACAACACCGCTCTCGCCGACGCCGTCCGCGAGCTGCCGAACGTCACCGTGCACGACCTCTACGCCGAGTACCCCGACCACCGGATCGACGTCGCCCGCGAGCAGCAGCTGGCCGAGCAGCACGACAGGATCGTCTTCCAGTTCCCGTTCTACTGGTACTCCACGCCCGCCCTGCTCAAGCAGTGGCAGGACGAGGTGCTGCTCTGGGGCTGGGCGTACGGCACCGAGGGGAACGCGCTGCGCGGCAAGACCCTGCAGGTCGTCACCACCACCGGCGGTGGCGCCGACTCCTACCGGCCCGGGGGCTACAACCGCTTCCCGATGGAGCACCTGCTGAGCCCGCTGGACCAGATGGCGCACCTCACGGGCATGGTCCTCGCCGACCCGCTGATCCTGCACTCGGTGCGGGAGACCAGCGACGAGGACCTGGCGCTGTTCGCCAAGCGCTACCGCGAGCTGCTGGAGGGCTGA
- a CDS encoding GMC family oxidoreductase N-terminal domain-containing protein, translated as MASTGGTDYDVIVVGSGFGGSVSALRLTEKGYRVAVLEAGRRFGPEELPKNSWDTKNYLWAPALGLYGIQRIHLLANVLVLGGAGVGGGSLNYANTLYVPPKAFFEDRQWQHITDWEQELGPFYDQAQRMLGVRTNPTVTPSDVHLKAAAEKLGVGDTFHLAPVGVFFGDGNDADGAAKAAPGGEVEDPYFGGAGPRRKACIECGECMTGCRHGAKNTLTENYLYLAERNGAEIHPLTTVERIRPVEGGFAVDVRRTNSRSKDPVKAGARTITAARVVVAAGTYGTQTLLHRMRDGGHLPEISAKLGELTRTNSEALVGASTTDRRYGERVDFTKGVAITSSIHPDENTHIEPVRYGKGSNAMGALSVQQVPGVGRGPRWLRYAVTAARHPVIFVQSMNQHRWSEKTIIGLVMQSLDNSITVSLKKSGLGKGKLTSRQGHGAPNPTWIPAAEAGAKALAESINGFAGSSVGEIFDIPMTAHFIGGCPIADSPENGVVDPYQRLYGYPGISVVDGSTISANLGVNPSLTITAQAERAMSMWPNKGETDPRPAQDEEYRRVTAVAPVRPAVPAGAFGQLLLPVPKVPKAAG; from the coding sequence ATGGCGAGCACTGGTGGGACCGACTACGACGTGATCGTGGTCGGCTCGGGATTCGGCGGTTCGGTCTCCGCCCTGCGGCTGACCGAGAAGGGCTACCGGGTCGCCGTCCTGGAGGCCGGGCGGCGCTTCGGCCCCGAGGAGCTGCCGAAGAACTCCTGGGACACGAAGAACTACCTCTGGGCACCGGCCCTGGGCCTGTACGGGATCCAGCGGATCCACCTGCTCGCCAACGTGCTGGTGCTGGGCGGCGCGGGCGTCGGCGGCGGCTCGCTCAACTACGCCAACACGCTGTACGTCCCGCCGAAGGCGTTCTTCGAGGACCGCCAGTGGCAGCACATCACCGACTGGGAGCAGGAGCTCGGCCCCTTCTACGACCAGGCGCAGCGGATGCTCGGCGTGCGCACCAACCCGACGGTGACGCCCTCGGACGTCCATCTGAAGGCCGCCGCCGAGAAGTTGGGCGTGGGGGACACCTTCCACCTGGCCCCCGTCGGCGTGTTCTTCGGTGACGGCAACGACGCGGACGGCGCCGCGAAGGCCGCACCGGGCGGCGAGGTCGAGGACCCGTACTTCGGCGGCGCCGGACCGCGCCGCAAGGCGTGCATCGAGTGCGGCGAGTGCATGACGGGCTGCCGGCACGGCGCCAAGAACACGCTCACCGAGAACTACCTGTACCTGGCCGAGCGCAACGGCGCCGAGATCCACCCGCTGACCACGGTGGAGCGGATCCGGCCGGTGGAGGGCGGCTTCGCGGTCGACGTCCGGCGCACCAACTCCCGCTCCAAGGACCCGGTGAAGGCCGGCGCCCGGACCATCACGGCCGCCAGGGTGGTGGTCGCGGCCGGCACGTACGGCACCCAGACCCTGCTCCACCGGATGCGGGACGGCGGCCACCTGCCGGAGATCTCGGCGAAGCTCGGCGAGCTGACCCGGACCAACTCCGAGGCGCTGGTGGGTGCTTCGACCACGGACCGGCGCTACGGCGAGAGGGTCGACTTCACCAAGGGAGTCGCCATCACCTCGTCCATCCACCCGGACGAGAACACCCATATCGAGCCCGTCCGCTACGGCAAGGGCTCCAACGCGATGGGCGCGCTGAGCGTCCAGCAGGTGCCGGGTGTCGGCCGGGGCCCGCGCTGGCTGCGGTACGCGGTGACGGCGGCCCGGCACCCGGTGATCTTCGTGCAGTCGATGAACCAGCACCGCTGGTCGGAGAAGACCATCATCGGGCTGGTGATGCAGTCGCTGGACAACTCGATCACCGTCTCGCTGAAGAAGTCGGGCCTCGGCAAGGGCAAGCTGACCTCCCGGCAGGGCCACGGCGCGCCGAACCCGACCTGGATCCCGGCCGCCGAGGCGGGTGCCAAGGCGCTGGCCGAGTCGATCAACGGCTTCGCGGGCAGCTCCGTCGGCGAGATCTTCGACATCCCGATGACCGCCCACTTCATCGGCGGCTGCCCGATCGCCGACAGCCCCGAGAACGGCGTCGTCGACCCGTACCAGCGGCTGTACGGCTACCCGGGCATCAGCGTGGTGGACGGCTCCACCATCTCCGCCAACCTGGGGGTCAACCCCTCGCTCACCATCACCGCGCAGGCCGAGCGGGCCATGTCGATGTGGCCCAACAAGGGCGAGACCGACCCGCGGCCCGCCCAGGACGAGGAGTACCGCCGGGTGACGGCCGTCGCACCGGTGCGGCCCGCCGTGCCGGCCGGCGCGTTCGGCCAACTGCTGCTGCCCGTACCGAAGGTGCCCAAGGCGGCCGGGTAG